The following proteins are co-located in the Desulfoscipio sp. XC116 genome:
- a CDS encoding 2Fe-2S iron-sulfur cluster-binding protein, with protein sequence MSYVSLTINGINIKVPKGTTVLDAARQAGIFIPTLCHDPALPRFGACRICVVEIPGMRNLPASCVTECGEGMQVLTESPAVIEARKTILELLLANHPQDCLTCDRNGDCRLQDYAFRYGVKESGFTGERKNYPLDDTNPYIIRDANKCILCGRCVRTCNAIKERSVIDFGYRGFNTKIVTAMDTPLGESDCVYCGRCVTVCPVGALTWKPLAGKGRTWEMKRREVTCTFCDSGCTFEVLSKNGQNIGVVPKEPGSGRPLCMKGRLGLELKYLDEPHIPQLKKDGEFVEVSWAEALGLEDILSKLVK encoded by the coding sequence ATGTCCTATGTATCGCTGACCATTAATGGTATTAATATAAAAGTACCTAAAGGCACCACCGTGTTGGACGCGGCCCGGCAAGCCGGCATATTCATACCTACACTATGCCACGACCCCGCCTTACCGCGCTTTGGCGCCTGCCGCATCTGCGTGGTGGAAATACCGGGTATGCGTAACTTGCCGGCTTCCTGCGTCACCGAATGCGGCGAAGGCATGCAGGTACTTACCGAATCGCCTGCAGTAATAGAAGCCCGCAAAACCATACTGGAACTGCTGTTGGCCAACCACCCGCAGGACTGCCTAACCTGTGACCGCAACGGCGACTGCCGCTTGCAGGACTATGCGTTCCGCTATGGCGTCAAGGAATCCGGATTTACAGGAGAGCGTAAAAACTACCCGCTGGACGATACCAACCCCTATATTATTAGGGATGCCAATAAATGCATACTGTGCGGCCGGTGCGTGCGCACCTGCAACGCCATTAAAGAACGCAGCGTTATTGATTTCGGCTATCGTGGTTTCAACACTAAAATTGTTACCGCTATGGATACCCCCCTGGGCGAATCCGACTGCGTATACTGTGGGCGCTGTGTAACTGTATGCCCCGTGGGCGCACTTACCTGGAAACCATTGGCCGGCAAAGGGCGCACCTGGGAAATGAAACGCCGGGAGGTCACCTGCACTTTCTGTGACAGCGGCTGCACCTTTGAAGTGCTGAGCAAAAACGGCCAAAACATCGGTGTTGTACCCAAAGAACCGGGCAGCGGTCGCCCCCTGTGCATGAAGGGACGGCTGGGGCTGGAGCTTAAATATCTGGACGAACCGCACATCCCGCAGCTTAAAAAGGACGGCGAGTTTGTTGAAGTGTCCTGGGCAGAGGCCCTTGGTCTGGAAGATATATTATCTAAATTGGTCAAATGA
- a CDS encoding endonuclease/exonuclease/phosphatase family protein: protein MKLRVLSYNIRNCRGLNDKVSLKSVASVISDIRPDIVGLQEVDCFNPRSGLVDQSARLAKILGMYHVYGPNVTWGCVARFGNAVLSRYPIIYHNNYPLPSRGEQRGLLRVGINLFGQPVVFFTTHLGLNHQERLQQVDKILQIINEVTVPLLLVGDFNAKPGDEELGRLRTVLQAGDLSGAGLTFPADYPKYKIDYILFSDHWLLNETTVYANRASDHLPLVANVKLAMWLNDKIIQAVACPFHP, encoded by the coding sequence ATGAAATTACGCGTGCTTTCCTATAATATAAGAAACTGCCGTGGCCTAAATGATAAGGTCTCTCTAAAATCTGTCGCCTCTGTCATTTCGGATATACGCCCCGATATAGTAGGGCTGCAGGAAGTTGATTGTTTTAACCCCCGCAGTGGTTTGGTCGATCAGTCGGCCAGACTGGCTAAAATACTGGGCATGTACCATGTCTATGGCCCCAATGTCACCTGGGGCTGTGTGGCTCGGTTTGGTAATGCCGTATTGTCCCGTTATCCCATTATATATCACAATAATTATCCGCTGCCCAGCCGGGGTGAACAAAGGGGCTTACTCCGGGTGGGAATCAATCTCTTCGGACAACCCGTGGTTTTCTTTACTACCCACCTGGGGCTGAATCATCAAGAACGTCTGCAGCAAGTAGATAAAATTCTGCAGATTATTAACGAGGTGACCGTGCCGCTGTTACTGGTCGGCGATTTTAATGCCAAGCCCGGTGATGAGGAATTGGGTCGTTTACGAACTGTACTGCAGGCAGGTGATTTGTCCGGTGCCGGGTTGACATTTCCGGCTGATTATCCCAAATATAAAATTGATTATATTCTTTTTTCAGATCATTGGCTATTAAACGAAACCACGGTATATGCCAATCGGGCATCGGATCATTTGCCGTTGGTCGCCAATGTAAAGCTTGCCATGTGGCTTAATGATAAAATTATTCAGGCAGTGGCTTGCCCATTTCATCCATGA
- a CDS encoding class I SAM-dependent methyltransferase: MSQLFDQMAGSYDDWYCTTAGRVVDRIERQALYSYLQPQAGMQLLDIGCGTGQYSLDLARMGLTTTGVDISTAMLGKARTKALAAGLAICFTEADALHLPFQKASFDLVLSVTALEFTPDLAAALQEAFRVLRTGGRLVVGLIGRDSVWWRHYDAKARHDPDSPFNQARFYTLNELLAAMPGQQVQGKAVLFVPPDFDFTCEDTAMAIEADAIRANRTDGGFICAVSVK; the protein is encoded by the coding sequence ATGAGCCAGTTATTTGACCAAATGGCCGGCAGTTATGATGATTGGTATTGCACCACTGCGGGCCGCGTAGTAGACCGGATTGAGAGACAGGCTCTTTACTCTTATCTGCAGCCACAGGCAGGCATGCAGCTGCTTGATATCGGATGTGGCACAGGGCAATACTCACTGGACCTGGCCCGAATGGGACTGACCACCACCGGTGTGGATATCTCAACGGCCATGCTGGGAAAGGCACGGACCAAAGCACTTGCTGCCGGTCTGGCAATTTGTTTTACGGAAGCCGACGCACTACATCTGCCTTTTCAGAAAGCCAGCTTTGACCTGGTACTTTCAGTAACCGCACTGGAATTTACCCCGGACCTTGCCGCTGCACTGCAAGAAGCGTTTAGGGTATTAAGAACAGGCGGCCGACTGGTGGTGGGCTTAATTGGCCGGGACAGTGTCTGGTGGCGGCACTATGATGCAAAGGCACGCCACGATCCCGACAGTCCATTCAATCAGGCCCGTTTTTACACACTGAACGAACTACTGGCGGCCATGCCGGGTCAACAAGTGCAGGGAAAAGCGGTCTTATTTGTCCCGCCGGATTTTGATTTCACTTGTGAGGATACAGCCATGGCCATTGAAGCCGACGCCATAAGAGCCAACCGTACCGATGGGGGATTCATATGTGCAGTTTCCGTTAAATAG
- the tsaD gene encoding tRNA (adenosine(37)-N6)-threonylcarbamoyltransferase complex transferase subunit TsaD, translating to MSITILSVETSCDETSAAVLADGATIRSNIISSQVDVHRKFGGVVPEVASRKHLELINHVIREALDEAGIDFGSLDAIAVTYGPGLVGALLVGVAAAKAIAFGLDIPLIGVNHLEGHVSANFLVDPEPAFPVICLVVSGGHTDLVLITDFGQYELLGATRDDAAGEAFDKVARVLGLGYPGGPLIDELAASGDDTAINLPRAYLAENSLDFSFSGLKTAVINYLHRSNQKGLPVNKADVAASFRRAAVDVLVDKTLLAAKQHKTNTIMLAGGVAANKLLRQEMTCRASREGRRVVYPPPVLCTDNAAMIGCAAYHKYKQGDFAPLTLNAVPNLPLGQDKY from the coding sequence ATGAGTATTACTATATTAAGCGTGGAAACATCCTGCGACGAAACCTCCGCAGCTGTTTTAGCAGACGGCGCCACCATCAGGTCCAATATCATATCCTCCCAGGTGGACGTACATCGCAAATTCGGCGGTGTTGTGCCCGAGGTGGCCTCCCGCAAACACCTGGAGCTGATTAACCACGTTATACGTGAGGCCCTGGACGAGGCGGGTATTGATTTTGGCAGCTTGGACGCTATCGCCGTCACCTACGGTCCCGGTCTGGTGGGGGCACTGCTGGTCGGCGTCGCCGCCGCTAAAGCCATTGCCTTTGGCTTGGACATTCCATTAATTGGCGTTAACCATCTGGAAGGTCACGTAAGCGCTAATTTCCTGGTGGATCCTGAACCTGCTTTCCCGGTTATTTGCTTGGTTGTGTCGGGAGGGCATACCGATTTGGTATTGATTACCGATTTCGGCCAATATGAACTTTTAGGTGCCACCCGGGACGATGCCGCGGGGGAAGCCTTTGATAAAGTAGCCCGAGTGCTGGGTCTGGGTTACCCGGGCGGGCCGCTGATTGACGAACTCGCTGCCTCAGGCGACGACACCGCCATAAACCTTCCCCGGGCCTACCTTGCTGAAAATAGTCTGGATTTTAGTTTCAGCGGTCTTAAAACAGCAGTGATAAATTACCTGCACCGATCCAATCAAAAAGGACTGCCGGTTAACAAAGCCGACGTGGCAGCCAGTTTCAGACGGGCTGCAGTGGACGTACTGGTTGATAAAACACTGCTGGCGGCCAAGCAGCATAAGACGAATACCATTATGCTGGCGGGCGGAGTGGCAGCCAACAAGCTACTGAGGCAGGAAATGACTTGCCGGGCCTCCCGGGAGGGTAGGCGGGTAGTTTACCCACCGCCGGTATTATGTACCGACAACGCAGCCATGATCGGCTGTGCCGCTTATCATAAATATAAGCAAGGCGATTTCGCTCCCCTGACATTAAATGCGGTGCCTAATTTACCGCTGGGCCAGGATAAGTATTAA
- a CDS encoding long-chain fatty acid--CoA ligase, which yields MVDLNKVWYKGYSSNVRPHIDYPNLTMPQYLEKAANNFPDRDAVVFAGIRFSYKMLAAMVNQCAGALADLGVKKGDRVALMAPNCPQYILGFLATLKLGAIVVQVNPMYVERELEHILNDSGAQTIIAYDAFYPRIKNVRNITPLKNVIIFALGQPSGAADDNVLKAEELLLKYPPQFEQVPVDMDEDIAVFQYTGGTTGVSKGAMLTNRNVTANAIQVAEWFETLEYGNEKVLSALPFFHSYGMTTCLNLSIINAATMIVMARFDIKECLELIKNEKPSLFPGVPTMYIAVNNYPNAQQYEIKSIKGCISGSAPLPVEVAEQFERLTEGLLVEGYGLSETSPVTHCNPMLGKRKVGSIGIPLPDTDCKIMDLETGERELPPGEIGELCISGPQVMKGYWNMPEESAKTLKNGWIYTGDIAKMDDEGYFYIVDRKKDMIIAGGYNIYPRDIEEVLFEHPKVLEAVVAGVPDPYRGETVKAFVVLKEGEQATEKEIMEYCKANLARYKVPKLIEFRSELPKTIVGKVLRRELREEEIKKQKA from the coding sequence ATGGTTGATTTAAACAAAGTTTGGTACAAAGGCTACTCCTCGAACGTACGCCCGCACATCGACTATCCAAACCTTACTATGCCTCAGTATCTCGAAAAAGCAGCCAATAATTTTCCTGATCGTGATGCTGTTGTATTTGCCGGTATCAGGTTTTCGTATAAAATGCTGGCAGCGATGGTCAACCAATGTGCAGGGGCCTTGGCAGATCTGGGCGTAAAAAAAGGAGATCGGGTAGCACTAATGGCTCCCAACTGTCCTCAATACATTCTGGGCTTTTTAGCCACCTTGAAGCTCGGTGCCATAGTTGTGCAAGTTAACCCTATGTATGTGGAAAGAGAATTAGAGCACATTTTAAACGATTCCGGTGCCCAAACAATTATTGCTTATGATGCTTTTTATCCACGCATTAAAAACGTGCGCAATATCACACCTCTAAAAAATGTTATTATTTTTGCACTTGGCCAACCATCCGGCGCTGCCGATGATAACGTCCTTAAAGCAGAGGAGTTGCTGTTAAAATATCCGCCACAATTCGAACAGGTGCCGGTGGATATGGACGAAGATATAGCGGTTTTCCAGTACACCGGAGGTACCACCGGCGTATCCAAAGGCGCCATGCTGACCAATCGCAACGTTACTGCTAACGCCATCCAAGTAGCTGAATGGTTTGAAACATTAGAGTATGGCAATGAAAAAGTTCTTAGTGCACTGCCATTTTTCCATTCATATGGCATGACCACCTGCCTTAATTTAAGCATTATCAACGCTGCGACTATGATTGTCATGGCGCGATTCGATATTAAGGAGTGCCTGGAATTAATTAAAAATGAAAAACCCTCTTTATTCCCGGGCGTGCCAACCATGTACATTGCTGTAAACAATTATCCCAATGCTCAGCAATATGAGATCAAAAGTATAAAAGGCTGCATCAGCGGTTCGGCACCCCTGCCTGTGGAAGTGGCCGAACAGTTTGAAAGGCTGACCGAAGGTTTACTGGTGGAAGGCTACGGGTTGTCGGAAACCTCCCCGGTGACTCACTGCAACCCCATGTTGGGCAAACGGAAGGTTGGCTCCATTGGTATACCTTTACCCGACACGGATTGTAAAATAATGGATCTTGAAACCGGCGAGCGGGAACTCCCTCCGGGCGAAATTGGTGAACTGTGCATAAGCGGTCCCCAAGTAATGAAAGGGTACTGGAATATGCCTGAGGAAAGCGCTAAAACGTTGAAAAACGGCTGGATTTATACCGGTGATATCGCAAAGATGGACGATGAAGGATATTTCTATATTGTAGACCGCAAAAAAGATATGATTATTGCTGGAGGATATAATATTTACCCCAGGGATATAGAAGAAGTTCTCTTTGAGCATCCTAAAGTACTGGAGGCAGTGGTAGCAGGCGTACCCGACCCCTACCGTGGCGAAACTGTCAAAGCATTTGTGGTTCTAAAAGAAGGCGAGCAAGCCACTGAAAAGGAGATCATGGAGTATTGTAAAGCCAACCTGGCCAGGTATAAAGTACCCAAACTGATCGAATTCCGCTCCGAGCTGCCCAAAACCATCGTGGGCAAGGTACTCAGGCGAGAACTGAGAGAAGAAGAGATAAAAAAACAAAAAGCCTAA
- a CDS encoding 5-formyltetrahydrofolate cyclo-ligase — MSKNELRKNVIAGRNAMPLQQIEAKSSAIAAKVLALPEYRRAATVMAYVDFRNEVQTVSIIKNALQQGKRLVVPITDATNKNLIPSQVVRFPDDLTPGTWGILEPKPECVRPVDPKEIDLVIIPGVAFDTAGDRLGYGGGFYDRFLPRTGENITLVSLAFELQVRPNVYPGEYDVPIHILVTEERVLDFRLKC, encoded by the coding sequence GTGTCCAAAAACGAATTAAGAAAGAATGTGATTGCAGGACGCAACGCCATGCCTCTGCAGCAAATAGAGGCAAAAAGCTCTGCTATTGCCGCCAAAGTGCTGGCTTTGCCCGAATATCGCCGGGCTGCCACGGTGATGGCCTATGTTGACTTTCGCAACGAGGTGCAGACCGTGTCCATCATTAAAAACGCTCTGCAGCAAGGTAAGCGATTAGTGGTACCTATTACCGACGCGACTAATAAAAATCTTATACCGTCACAGGTAGTCCGTTTTCCGGATGACTTGACCCCGGGCACCTGGGGTATTTTAGAACCCAAACCCGAATGTGTACGTCCCGTGGACCCCAAGGAAATTGATCTGGTTATCATACCCGGAGTGGCCTTCGACACCGCGGGAGACCGCCTTGGCTACGGGGGAGGCTTTTACGATCGTTTTCTGCCCCGTACCGGTGAAAACATAACGCTGGTTTCACTGGCCTTTGAACTTCAGGTCAGACCCAATGTTTACCCCGGTGAGTACGATGTACCCATACACATACTGGTCACCGAGGAAAGAGTGTTGGATTTTCGCCTAAAATGCTAA
- a CDS encoding NAD-dependent deacylase — translation MSYKSKIKDIVRLIGESQKTLALTGAGISTESGIPDYRSPGTGLWEKHDPAKTASLSALRKDPARFYSVNLDRWTAYNHARPNAAHYALAELEKMGHLVGTITQNIDSLHVRAGSTRVWEVHGHLRTCHCMECKESYSFDYLVDSFKTGANPPRCTKCQGVLRPDVVLFEDRMNEDFYQATQVISGCQLMLVAGSSLTVYPVAGLPEVARQIIIINRTPTPYDEEAAIVIHDNAGQVFKDIMDEMGKPLPE, via the coding sequence TTGTCATATAAATCAAAAATAAAAGATATAGTGCGCTTAATCGGAGAATCCCAAAAAACGCTGGCTCTTACCGGAGCGGGAATTAGTACGGAAAGCGGCATTCCCGATTACCGCAGCCCGGGCACCGGTCTTTGGGAAAAGCACGACCCGGCCAAAACCGCCAGCCTCTCCGCGTTGCGCAAAGACCCCGCCCGTTTTTACAGCGTCAACCTGGACCGCTGGACCGCTTATAACCATGCCCGGCCTAATGCCGCCCACTACGCGCTGGCCGAACTGGAAAAAATGGGACATTTAGTAGGGACAATTACTCAAAATATCGACAGCCTGCACGTGCGGGCCGGATCCACCCGGGTATGGGAAGTACACGGTCACTTGCGCACTTGCCACTGTATGGAATGCAAGGAGTCCTATAGCTTTGACTATCTGGTGGATAGTTTTAAAACCGGTGCCAATCCACCCCGCTGTACTAAATGTCAGGGTGTTTTACGACCGGATGTTGTATTGTTTGAAGATCGGATGAATGAGGATTTCTACCAGGCCACTCAGGTAATTTCGGGCTGTCAGCTTATGCTGGTGGCAGGCAGCAGCCTAACCGTATATCCCGTGGCCGGTCTGCCGGAAGTGGCCAGGCAAATAATCATTATTAATCGTACCCCCACCCCTTATGACGAAGAGGCAGCGATAGTCATCCATGATAATGCCGGCCAAGTTTTCAAAGATATCATGGATGAAATGGGCAAGCCACTGCCTGAATAA
- the nuoE gene encoding NADH-quinone oxidoreductase subunit NuoE, giving the protein MAACKCEQSQETQYQQLQDVFDKYRNFRGALIPLLQEAQEIFGYLPGDVMKKISREIGVPFSKTFGVVTFYSQFHLKPRGRNIIRMCQGTACHVRGAGKVFDAVSTDLGVGRNETTGDRRYTLETVACLGACGLAPVMMVNEDTHGRLTPDRAVSVVKKYE; this is encoded by the coding sequence TTGGCAGCTTGTAAATGCGAACAAAGTCAGGAGACCCAGTACCAACAATTGCAAGACGTTTTCGACAAGTACCGAAACTTTAGAGGAGCTTTAATTCCCTTATTACAGGAAGCCCAGGAAATATTCGGTTACCTGCCCGGAGATGTGATGAAAAAAATCTCCCGAGAGATTGGCGTACCCTTTAGCAAGACCTTCGGTGTAGTCACTTTTTATTCCCAGTTCCACCTAAAACCCCGGGGACGCAATATTATCCGTATGTGCCAGGGTACGGCCTGCCACGTACGGGGCGCCGGCAAAGTATTTGACGCCGTATCCACAGACCTGGGCGTAGGCCGCAACGAAACCACCGGGGACCGGCGCTATACGCTGGAAACAGTGGCCTGCCTGGGAGCCTGTGGTCTTGCCCCCGTAATGATGGTTAACGAAGATACCCACGGCCGCTTAACACCGGACAGAGCCGTATCGGTAGTTAAAAAATACGAGTAG
- the nuoF gene encoding NADH-quinone oxidoreductase subunit NuoF yields the protein MNNLLDKCCDKCTHEPQNPCRDFIKCIKEGPICHDDDACRQKRQDLLADIHLPAGSDKKNILICAGTGCTSSGSKKLVAVLKEELQKHNLTDKVKITITGCHGFCEQGPLMIVEPDKIFYVRVDVSDVPEIVEQNLAGGQVVERLLYKDPTTGELAKTYNDVPFYARQQRMVLHNCGHINPENVSEYIANDGYAGFVKALFDMTPEEVIEDVKKSGLRGRGGAGFPTGMKWGFVRQATGDKKYVVCNADEGDPGAFMDRSVLEGDPHAVLEGMMICGYAVGADEGYIYVRAEYPLAIERLKIAIAQAEQYGILGDNIFNSGFNFHIKIKAGAGAFVCGEETALLTSIEGNRGMPRVRPPFPAQSGLWGKPTNLNNVETYANVPHILRNGGENYAKLGTEKSKGTKIFALTGKVNNTGLVEVPMGMTLKDIIFTIGGGIQNGKKFKAVQIGGPSGGCIPEENLDLPVDYDSLTAAGAMMGSGGLVVMDETTCMVDVARFFLTFTQSESCGKCTPCREGTKRMLEILTRICNGEGKMEDLDSLERLGRVVKNTALCGLGQTCPNPILSTLRYFKDEYIAHIQDKRCPAGACSALLVFKIDPEKCKGCGKCAKNCPAGAITGEKKEPHVIDTTKCIKCGSCLLGCKFDAIYKA from the coding sequence TTGAACAATCTATTGGACAAATGCTGTGACAAATGCACCCACGAACCACAAAATCCCTGCCGGGACTTCATCAAGTGCATAAAAGAAGGACCTATTTGCCATGACGACGACGCCTGTCGGCAAAAAAGGCAGGATTTACTGGCTGACATACACCTGCCGGCCGGTTCGGACAAGAAAAACATACTCATTTGCGCCGGTACAGGCTGTACCTCTTCCGGTTCAAAAAAACTGGTGGCTGTATTAAAAGAAGAATTGCAAAAGCATAACCTCACGGATAAAGTAAAAATTACCATCACGGGCTGCCACGGTTTCTGCGAACAGGGCCCGCTGATGATCGTAGAGCCCGACAAGATCTTCTATGTGCGAGTGGATGTGAGCGATGTACCGGAAATAGTCGAGCAAAACCTGGCGGGCGGCCAGGTGGTGGAGCGGCTGCTTTATAAAGACCCCACCACCGGAGAACTTGCTAAAACCTATAATGACGTACCCTTTTACGCCAGGCAGCAGCGCATGGTGCTGCATAACTGCGGCCACATCAACCCCGAGAATGTATCCGAATACATCGCCAACGATGGATACGCCGGCTTTGTGAAGGCCCTGTTTGACATGACCCCCGAAGAGGTCATTGAAGACGTGAAAAAGTCCGGCCTGCGCGGCCGCGGCGGTGCAGGTTTCCCCACCGGTATGAAGTGGGGCTTTGTACGCCAGGCGACAGGAGATAAAAAATATGTGGTCTGCAACGCCGACGAGGGCGACCCGGGTGCTTTTATGGACCGCAGTGTGCTGGAGGGCGACCCCCACGCCGTACTGGAAGGCATGATGATTTGCGGCTACGCCGTAGGTGCCGATGAAGGTTATATCTACGTGCGGGCCGAGTATCCCCTGGCCATTGAGCGTTTGAAAATTGCCATTGCCCAGGCCGAGCAATATGGCATATTGGGAGATAATATATTCAATTCCGGCTTTAACTTCCATATCAAAATTAAAGCCGGTGCCGGTGCATTTGTGTGCGGAGAGGAAACCGCGCTGCTTACCTCTATTGAGGGCAACCGCGGCATGCCCAGAGTAAGACCGCCCTTCCCGGCCCAAAGCGGTCTGTGGGGCAAGCCCACCAACCTGAACAACGTGGAAACTTACGCCAACGTGCCCCATATATTGCGCAACGGCGGGGAAAACTATGCCAAGCTGGGCACCGAAAAGAGCAAGGGCACCAAGATCTTCGCTCTGACGGGTAAAGTAAACAATACGGGCCTGGTAGAAGTACCGATGGGTATGACCTTAAAGGACATTATATTTACCATCGGCGGCGGCATCCAAAACGGTAAGAAGTTTAAAGCCGTACAGATTGGCGGTCCGTCCGGCGGCTGTATTCCCGAAGAAAACCTGGACCTGCCGGTAGACTATGATTCTCTCACCGCTGCCGGGGCTATGATGGGCTCGGGGGGTCTGGTGGTCATGGACGAAACCACCTGCATGGTGGACGTAGCCCGGTTCTTTCTCACCTTTACCCAGTCCGAGTCCTGCGGCAAGTGTACCCCCTGCCGGGAAGGCACCAAGCGCATGCTGGAAATCTTAACCCGCATCTGCAACGGTGAAGGGAAAATGGAGGACCTGGATTCTTTAGAACGCCTGGGACGAGTAGTTAAAAACACTGCGCTATGCGGGCTTGGTCAGACTTGCCCCAACCCCATTTTATCCACCTTGCGCTACTTCAAAGATGAATACATTGCTCATATCCAGGACAAGCGATGTCCTGCCGGTGCCTGCAGCGCCCTTCTGGTATTTAAAATCGACCCCGAAAAATGCAAAGGCTGCGGCAAGTGCGCCAAGAACTGCCCGGCCGGGGCCATCACAGGCGAGAAAAAAGAGCCTCACGTTATCGACACAACCAAGTGCATCAAGTGCGGCTCATGCTTGCTGGGCTGCAAATTCGACGCTATTTACAAAGCGTAA
- a CDS encoding ACT domain-containing protein: protein MKVKQISVFLENKSGRLAQVTRVLGNNSINIRALSIADTTDFGILRLIVNNPDAAYQVLKESGFTVSTTEVIAVEVKDEPGGLANVLDILQQVNINIEYLYAFLQKATNAALVVFRVEQLDEAITVLQKNNISILADSRVYEL, encoded by the coding sequence ATGAAGGTAAAACAGATATCCGTCTTTTTGGAAAACAAATCCGGACGCCTGGCCCAAGTGACCAGAGTACTGGGCAACAACAGCATTAATATCAGGGCACTATCCATCGCCGACACCACAGATTTCGGTATACTGCGGCTGATAGTTAACAATCCCGACGCAGCTTACCAGGTACTTAAAGAATCCGGCTTCACCGTCAGCACTACTGAAGTCATTGCGGTGGAAGTAAAAGACGAGCCCGGCGGCCTGGCAAACGTACTGGATATACTGCAACAGGTCAACATCAATATTGAATACCTGTACGCCTTTTTACAAAAGGCAACCAACGCAGCCCTGGTTGTATTTAGAGTAGAGCAACTGGATGAAGCTATCACAGTATTACAGAAAAACAACATCAGCATACTGGCAGACAGCCGGGTGTACGAGTTATAA